The Primulina huaijiensis isolate GDHJ02 chromosome 6, ASM1229523v2, whole genome shotgun sequence genomic sequence ttacaatttttcaattttatctgaCATTGTGTGAGGTCCATCAGATGATGAACTGATCATCTCGCATAAAAATGCACATCAGCAGGTGCTATGTTTTCAGCCTTCAAATCCAAAATTGGAAGCTAGTTAAAGAAACGTAACCATGCCGCATTTTTCAAAACATCATGGACATCACTTTATAATTCTTGTAGATATGGAGATTCTCACTCTCAAACACAAACTCGCACATAATATGAATTTCCACAAGCTACTCATTCAGAACTTAATGTGGCCCAAGTTATCTCCGTTGGTATTCATCTCAACTAGAAAAGAATTCAAATTGAAAATGTTGCGCTAAATTGTATTGAATGATAACAGATTCATTTccattaatttatgcaattgtCGCACAAAATTAACCCTAAATTGTATTTAATCAAGCAGATAGCATAAATTCAAGGTTCTTTGTGAAACTCATTGCTCTCACCGTTGCTTGCTGCCCTCTGGAACTCTTCCACCTCCGAAGGGATAGCTAGTGGTCGGGGTGGGATGCCGATGCTTTTGTCGAGGGCCAGCAAATTGTTTTGGTCAAAGGGGGAATGGCTGTGGTCGGGGCTGTCGCAATGGCTTGTGAACAAAACGACGTGACTTAATGAGACTATGAGAGGGAGAAAATGGTTAGTTGGGAGGGTCAGGAGAGGAAGtgaggaagaaaaaaaattataaaatggtAATAAAGTAAAAATGGCACATGTAGTGAGTTGTTTGATCTAATACGTTAGNggactactaaaatttttctcatatctttttttatcatattgttttcttttgttatttgtcatattctctcaataatgcatatattttattataatattcaattattacaatcttttttgaaaattaatgatatgcaattttttatttaaaatgttttttgattattattttctttcatgtaaattgacaacaatttctactggatgtttttactttcctagtcacctttaatttatgAGACACTTATACtttataacatataaactacacattattattaggagtgagcaaaatttcggttaaacctacttaaccgaccgaaccgagtcGATTCAGAAActtggttcggttatttcgaaaattcggttttcaaattaaaaaaaatcgattatatcggttaattcgattcgATTacagttttcaaaattttgaaatcggctaactgaattaaccgatataataaattttattatttaataaatttttattatttatcaattttaatatattttttaatttttaattttaaaatcagtcctaattctaaagaaaaatttgtgatgtatgtgattttatgtttttatgcatttgtgtagaatgtagtgttcaaaaaattacatatataattaaagttaaatcacaaattttttttaaaactaatcggttaattcggtcaccaaccgaattaactgattttaattcggttcggctttcatcggttatgaaaattaattcgatcAGTTCGATTATTgttaaatatttcggttcggtccagttatgactaattcggttcggtcgataacagaaccgaccgaatgctcacctctaattattataacaatttatcatcacataaaaagtactgatggaatgatttaaaaaaatattgattaaatgttgtcatttatttgtaatttataataataatatttttgacaataaatcatctttttactgattcttatgacacttattttaatatttcatattaactcataagtataattagcacaatcaaattactaatgtcatattgatattatcttcagaaaaataatatatttaatttttttaattgttcaaatatcttaacgggaacatttgtgtacccttatcttgagaaaaattcattgcatttataaagtttgaacggtaaatataactatataatataaatttaatttggaaattgaattcattgtatgacaaacactttttccatttctatttttttgtgtaatcCAAATGAGttgatattttttctcttttatcttctccaattcactgtaaaaatttattaaaaaatatttatatctggaaaaatatttttatttattgtttttcttgtttatatattttgttatatgtgaacatatattctctacttcattgtcttaattgccatatatctttactatataatttgtgtacattgaagatgattaagttcattttgtagttttttattaccgggacttaggttgatatattaatatgtgatatacatagatataagaattttaaaattcaatttattcacaatgatttttcataacaaatgccaactcaaaataataaaaattaggattcataattattttaaatatgatataaaaataatatgtggaaattttttttgacattttagttgcaaaatacagtgataaatgcatgtaagtgcactatttcattgtggcaattataactttatttaaatatcttatttctcgCTCAatgatcaaaatttgtttatttcttattttgattatcgataaatccaatatttcatttaaatatttttgttaatgatatttacatgagttttattgtatatttatccaatttgaaaggaataaattataattcagtaaataataatatttgaaaactatagaatgcttctaaatttaaaaatcgagtaacatgtaagggatcaattcaaaactaaaagttgatgcaacatgtttcttctagctttacaatcgaataatataggatcgagcgtttttcgctttactaaaagctataactgatggtaactatgcaagtcaaatctttaaatcatacaacagctcaaacGCCTACCCAtcgtggacaattattgtaccaaacaatttatctcctaataattgcaccaattgcaatcaatgaaaatcaaagtcgtGATCTTGGcatgataccaattgtaggctcaaaaatttactgttttatcaaaacctatagattatgATAACAGTgccaatcaaatattttaaatagtacaacagctcaagcacaacattttatccactaaaaatattgaaagaattgtttataaaatttaataaaaaagtcaaagtacatcattttctgatttcGAATAACGATCGCATTATTATTatgttacaatgataaataaattattatttttagtttatcatcatagtttttacctcaataaacacattttcgaatgtaggatgttaaatttaatattgacattagataattatagtattaattctaacattctttttttattcttctcattacattactttttctatcttcaaatatattaatctatttattattgtatacaaattataataattatatggttaattgatcacatttaagattagatatttagaaaaaattctaatatatctttaaaaaccaatagatgatgaaattaaatttgaaatcaagagaaaaattaagaaattgtAGAACAATCCAGTgcataaactttcgctttgtacagtgacaaaacataaggtgagatcaagtgagatacttatatatatgagtctcattcaacttagtccattataatatttttattaactcaCTTTGTCCTTtgtttttacttcactaactttGCAGTATGACTCATTCAAgcgttaattttttatttttttagtacatagtggcctccactctcaccgacttcaataTTTAGAAGTCATTATTAGTAGTTTATaggtaatagacaattatttagtttttattttctgtcttttaattaattgtgtaattttttatgttctacataattcatttttagaatttttataatcatgattagaagtgttgcacgcatacaatataaaattaatatattttaaaatgttaaaattgaagtgtcgaataaatgtattaaatcattatttaagaacttttggaaaaacaatatacatcataattcagatttaaagattaacatacaaataaataattacgatgaatatcttataaaataaatggttttagcccaaaaagattaaatataattattgtaaatgaatttttcttaattaattagaaaattttcaacaaatgcgctgaattaattagaatattttcaatatagtatatcgataaatgtttttcatatgagttagtgattgagtccttatgaacatttaaaaacaatgtgtctttagttatagtaccgatgtcttataatttaaaatattcaatgaaaaaaattatcaagaaaaaaaattaattgagaaattcaagaatatgtgactactcaattagtttaattgacacgctttttagtttgctgatttaatatatgttaaatccacaatcactgattttgacaagaattcttgtagaataaaatacaattataataaattacttgattgtatatgtaataaaattttgtatatttcatatatgtttgatttattttatttataaggttgaaattttatatcttacaatataagatttgttatgcatcttaacattgataaattcactaaaaatttatatattaattttcgcTACCATATAATTCTGGTTTCGCCCCAGAAttttgtgtattcgtttgtttgaatttattattcctcattttaccaAGATCCATATaaatatgtcaaacatgaaagtgaatattaatttaaagagatgataatatttatatattgtaataaacatatttatcaCTCACGATACttataaaactaacttaaaaataatatgttgacgaacatattgCCAGGAATCTAAAAATAGAACTCAAATAtcaactttgacactcaattttgagtgactaccaaaatgtctcaacaactcacaatttttggacaagatagtaacatcacaattttgaaatcaaattgatattttccattttatatcaagaattcgtgattgaaaatcgataatattagatatttaatataaactcgtgcgagctcatttaggctcaTCTTTAAATGAGTCgtcaaaatttcaacccaactcacttAAACTGTTTGGCGGTGCAGGCCAAACCGACAAACCCAACCCAAATTCACGGCTCAAATCACAACGATATTTTAcagtgttttatttaaataatttataaatataaaccccaaaaaaatttcggttgcaaaaaactttaatttaaacacataaattctagcaaactgtcacatgaggacatgaaaaaaattaataagacaccaaagaaaattcataattcgataatgagttacttctaaactttaattaatttaatttacaaaattaaaagataaataaaaaatataaatcattggattaaaaataacatattataatgtgggtaggCATAAAAAAACCAAACACTAAtgtacataatgaaaagatattaTTGGATAAAAATAGCATATTATAACNtacaaaatatttaaaatttgatattaatatatgatatttgattacTAAAAGTTTCAGATCAGacactatattattttttagtacTCAGacatgtataaaaaaatttggcatTAATGACACATGTTTTTTCGGatgaaaattattacaaaacaataaatatgtggtactaatatatatgatatttcaatataaattttttcagatcgagtactaatatatgatacaaacaattataataaatattaatattaatatgattatttcgagATACAATATTTACAAGTCACGTGGATATATCGTCATTAACACAACTAATAGAACTATTACAAGACAAAGTTTTGCGAGCTACGTGGATATATCGTCATTAACACAACTAATGGAGCTATTACAAGACAAAGCTTTGCGAGCTAAAATGTGAGCCACTTCGACGGCTTTTCATTCGCACATGTTGGATggaatgaaaatttgaaaactctaaCATTGATTGGATTTCCCGTACATTATTTTAATTAGAATATTAtgtgaaaattattttattatacaaTTATAATTAGTTCTCCAATATGTTACGAATAGTTATTGACAcaaaatttgaatctttatcTTTTCCATGTGTAAACATATACTAGACATACAGTTCGTGATAATGATATTTGAATGGTGAAAGTGTgtcgttaatttttttttcgccCATAGTGTGTGGGCGATTTTGTGTGAGGAAGAGGGAATGAGAGAAATTTTGGTGGACAAAATTTTGTGTGCAAATATTGTGTTATTTTATATAACTCATAATCAAATAATGATAAATTTTGATTCTTGATCAAATCATGAATCCTACTTGAATCAAGACATTGTTATTTCATTATCTAAAATCTGAGTATGTACTTTTATACTCTTGAAAATATCgtgcataattaaatcattatcaaCTTTTGCTTATAATATATACTAATGCACCGACGCACGCGTTGCATGCttgtataataatttttataattcatttgatttatatttaaatgaggatcaaaatataattataagaaatagcgatggactacactgtaattttgatatataaattaaaaaataaattcaaaaataaaagaataaaaaaataacttcATTAAGAATTGAACATATAACCTAAACCCCAAAAAACAATGATTCTATCTGATGAACTACATAtaacttgcattaaaattttaacattttattaatatatataattattaaaacagaccatgacaccaaagtAGAGACTCttctataatttttcatgagaaTTTTGCGATTAGTAGTCACCGGTACTAATATTATTATCTAattaatatattctaaatttattaaataaataattacgaGCTCATTATAATTTCGATCGACGATCGGACAGCTTCGATATGTCGATGGtataaatcttgttcatataatggaaaatgaaaatttcgaatgaCAAAATTTTACACTGATCCATTTTTTGGCGGCTGCTAATTATGTGAACTCCGTCACCAAAACAGACGGTTCCACTCTCCTCAATTAATTAGCAAATAAGTTAACTTTCACAACTTTCATTAAGTgtaatcaacttataaactcttttataagtaATGTTTGATCCTCAAACTACAGTCTCCAAATTCACCTCAttgaacttgactatctcaacggtaACACAAAATCTAATAATCGTGTGACCATCAATGGTTCAAAAATACAATTAGCTATgagttcacaacttcatgtgattcagaacaacGTTTTCATATTCGGGCTTATCCTAATTAGCCTCATTTTTTTTCAACTCATTGATCAAGAACATCAGAAGTCAAGTCTGATTGCATcaatcagatcatggtaagagagtctagtagcatcgcctcatTATCTCTTATGTATCACTGATAAtacctgcaagaaccttaagttatagttaacgtacaatacggtcccttcaactcatatatcccgatcgaatatgcaatCACTTGtgtatcgagagttgcaaacgaattcgataacgatataatgtatctttgagtaacaACAGTAGGatgatatgtgcaactaggaaaacacattttCCTAAATCACGTGTCTTATTCTGGTCAGAGACTCCTTGCGCTATCAATCTATCATATCacatatgatattttcactCATAGGTGACTGATGAATaatcgactacaatgcactggctacTAAGTATTTTGAAAAACTTTATGTTAATTACTTACAATTATTCTGAaacaaaatctcaaattttagATGAAGTCACCAATTCGatactcaataataataaacttaCTCCCCTAATATACAAATCGTAATTATGTTATACATCCACTCGACAGTGCATAAGTAATTATTGTTAGCAATATAAATCAccgttcaaaatatatatatatattttttaagaataacCTCCTTGTCTTTACAAAGAGGGTTGAAagcattaaaaaaaacttattaaacTTGTATTTCATAATATATCTTACATCTCGTACACACATTGCCTTATTATTTGGTGGGCGGAGACTTGATTAAATTTGTTTGGCACAATATTAGCACATAGttcacccaaaaaaataaaaaataaaaaataaaaaatctaattgATGTGACGTCTATTTACCTCGTTACACATCTTTGTCAAgcacataatatatatatatattatcaacaTCATCAAGATTCTATTGTTCATTGGATGTAATAACTAATACACTTGGTGGGTGATCCACCTCTGATTTGGTGGGCTTCTTCACCcgttatataattatttttacagTAATTTAGTAGTAACAAATAATCCACCTATCCTAATAAATGTtgttttggttatatatatatataaaatagagATATATCTGGTGGATTGCCTGCCAGCAGAGCAACCAAAGCGTCAAAAGACAGCCTCGTATGCTTCCACATAGGCTCGGACTACCGTTTGCCCAGCCTAACCTCGAAGTGTACAACAAAAGACAGCCTCGTATGCTTCCTGCCATTCTCAATTTCCCCATTTTTCTTCATCTTCTACCACAAGCCAGACAGACCcaacaaaaagaagaagaaatagcaTATTCTTGATCAACAGATatagcattttttttttattgtttttgcaATTGCTGCTTTCATGTGAAGATAGTCAATTTCAGCTTCCTCTTTCTTCACTGCCTTTTaacatttttctctcaacttttgaTGCTGTCTCCATCAAAGCTCTCACGTTTCCTCTTCACGATAAAGCACCACTTTCAGAATCCCTTTATAAGTCCCTCCAAATATTATTCTCGACTTTGCTTGAATCTGCAAGGATGAAGTGTTTTCTGAGGGGAAATGGCTGCTTCTGGTTCGTGTTTTTGGCCCATTTGGTTTTCTTTCTGAAATGTGGACTTCTGGTGCATGCAATGCTGGATCCGATTGATTTCTTGGCGCTGCAGAATGTTCGTAAAAGGTTGGAGGATTTGCCGGGGTCGAATTATTTTGGCTCCTGGGATTTCACTTCGGACCCGTGTGGTTTCTCCGGTGTTTATTGCGACGGAGATAAGGTGGTTGCTCTCAATCTCGGTGACCCCAAAGCCGGGTCCCCGGGTCTGACGGGTAGACTTGATCCGGAGATTGGGAAACTCTCATCAATGGCGGAATTTACCGTTGTCCCCGGTCGGATATTCGGCTCTCTGCCCGATTCCCTGTCTCAGTTGAAAAACCTCCGGTTTCTTGCCGTCAGTCAGAACTTCATCACCGGAGAAATCCCGTCGAGTCTAGGCCAGCTCCAGGGACTCCAGACTCTTGATCTTAGCTTCAATCAGCTCACCGGGAGCATCCCAAATTCCATCGGAACCCCGCCGGCGTTATCCAACATCATCCTCTGCCACAACAAGCTATCCGGTTCAATCCCACCTTTCGTCTCCCAATCCTTAACTCGAATCGACCTCAAACACAACAACTTATCCGGTTCGATTTCCCCAACCGGACTCCCTCCTTCCCTCCAGCACCTTTCGCTGTCATGGAACCAGCTCACCGGGCCGGTCGACGTGCTCTTGACCCGATTGAACAAACTGAGCTACATCGACCTCAGCATGAACCGATTCACCGGATCCATTCccccggagatattcaccttccCAATAGCCAACCTCCAACTCCAGCGAAACCAATTCTCCGGCCCAGTACGCCCCACCAATCTGGTCACCATCCCGACCATTGATCTCAGCTACAACCGCCTCTCAGGCGAGATTTCACCGATGTTCTCCACGGTTCAGAAGCTGTACCTGAACAATAACCGGTTCATGGGCCACGTCCCCGCCAACTTCGTGGACCGGCTATTGGCTTCCAACATACAGATACTGTATCTGCAGCACAATTACTTGACCGGAATCGAGATCAATCCGACGGTGGAGATTCCGGTCAGCAGCTCTTTGTGTCTGCAGTATAATTGTATGGTGCTGCCCGTGCAGACCGCTTGCCCGCTTAAAGCTGGGAACCAGAAAGCCAGACCAACATCTCAATGCATCGAGTGGAAAGGGTAATTGGGCAATTTAGTCTTTTCACGTAGGAGGGTATAATCGGAANCTCCTGTAATTAAGAAAACACGCATCTTTTATATCAACGTTTGACTTGGTTTTGTGAGGTCATTGTCTCAAAGTTATAATGTACTAAATGTTCATTCATcgtgaaaaaaaattaaatatttattttgatatgtaaaatacttattttggaGTTCtagatatttgatttgattctttgaatattctaaatatataagaaaatattagatttttgaGCTATCAACATAAATTCAGTAATTGTTagtattttcattgaaaatacattaagatgacttattcatgtcatctaatttttgaaaaaacattgtGTGTCACTTATCATGGAATTAGAaataatacttattttgacCGATAAAGTACCTATCTTGGGGTACCAGATctttgatttggctatttgaatatttcaaatgtgtaagaaaatacttgagtttcaATGATTATTGAGTGAATTTTgatggtgtcatttgtgaagttaaaatgtgatacttaaattaatacaaataagacATAATTGAttccacaaatacttgattttaccattttaatactcaaattcgattatttgagaatgtcaaaattaataatttgaagttaatattggatatgctttgatgatgagatttgtgaattaaaaatattatacttAAATTGGTACAATTAGTACATAATTTGATCTcacatatatttgattttaccctttttaTACTCAATTTTTATGGGATAtcgaaaaaaatatagtttcaagtaatattgagtgacttttgatgtgtcatttatgaaattaaaatgtgatacccaaattgatacaaaaatatataattcgagTCTATCCATACTTGATTTTATTCCCTAAatactaaaattaaattaattttttatgtcaaaatatatcgTTTGAAGGTAATATGGAGTTTCCATTGATGATGACATTCCTGAAATAAAAATGAGATatctaaattaatacaaataatatataattcgaGTCGAGGAATACTTGATTTTAACATTTGAAgactcaaatttgattatttgacGATGTCataaaatatagtttgaagttaatattttcTATGGTGTCATTCGtaaagtaaaaatgtgatacataAATTGGTACAAAGAAATTCAAGttacaaatatttgattttacccCCTTAAATACTCATATTCGATTATTTGAGAAtgtcaaaaaatatagtttgaagttaatattgagtgacaTTCGGTAATGACATTCGCGGAGTAAAAACGTAATACTTGACTTAATAGCAATAATAATACCTAATTCAACTCTATGGATATTATCGAGTGGCATTTGGTAATGGCACCAACAAAAGCTATTAATTTCAAACTACTTTTTTTACATTCATGAAGTAAAAATGAGATACCTAAAAATGTGACGCATTACTTATTTGATAATGACATCCgtgaattaaaaatatgatacctaAAAATGTGACattaaaaatgtttaatttgaCATCCCTGATAATCGGATATGAGTATTTATGGGGTAAAATCAACTATATGTAACTCGAATTATGTTTTCTTTATACCAATTtatgtatcacatttttacttcacgaatgacaccatagaaaatattaacttcaaacaatattttttgacgccatcaaataatcaaatttgagtttttaaagggtaaaatcaagtatttccGGACTTGAATTAggtattattagtattaatttaagtatcacatttttacttcacgaatatTATCATCAAAGACCACTCAATATTAccttcaaactatatattttgacataaaaattaattaaattttaatatttatggagtaaaatcaagtatgaatatactcgaattagatactatttgtaccaatttaggtatcacattttaagctcacaaatgacacatcaaaagtcactcaatattacatgaaacaatattttttatatccaaaaataatcaaaattgagtcttcaaaaggtaaaatcaagtatatgtaAGATCGAATTAGgtactatttgtaccaatttaggtacCTCATTTTTAATTCACAAATCGCATCATCAAAGGtactcaatattaacttcaaactatatattttgacatcttCAAATAATctaatttgagtatttaaagggtaaaatcaagtattgtgGACTCGAATTATGTCTCATTTGTATTAATTTGGTTATCACATTTAATTTGCATGCCACGCCCGATCAGGTTCATATCATATTGATTTTGGATCTATGCTACGAATCTTATTGTTATATGACTGTGTG encodes the following:
- the LOC140978631 gene encoding uncharacterized protein, with product MKCFLRGNGCFWFVFLAHLVFFLKCGLLVHAMLDPIDFLALQNVRKRLEDLPGSNYFGSWDFTSDPCGFSGVYCDGDKVVALNLGDPKAGSPGLTGRLDPEIGKLSSMAEFTVVPGRIFGSLPDSLSQLKNLRFLAVSQNFITGEIPSSLGQLQGLQTLDLSFNQLTGSIPNSIGTPPALSNIILCHNKLSGSIPPFVSQSLTRIDLKHNNLSGSISPTGLPPSLQHLSLSWNQLTGPVDVLLTRLNKLSYIDLSMNRFTGSIPPEIFTFPIANLQLQRNQFSGPVRPTNLVTIPTIDLSYNRLSGEISPMFSTVQKLYLNNNRFMGHVPANFVDRLLASNIQILYLQHNYLTGIEINPTVEIPVSSSLCLQYNCMVLPVQTACPLKAGNQKARPTSQCIEWKG